A region of Siniperca chuatsi isolate FFG_IHB_CAS linkage group LG23, ASM2008510v1, whole genome shotgun sequence DNA encodes the following proteins:
- the tcp11l2 gene encoding T-complex protein 11-like protein 2 isoform X1 has product MPLNDERPNSTSSGEDQGSDVELLSERYDSMTSTSDLDCSRESFTSDCSSKHCTPSSSPPKTLTLDEVMESARDLSNLSFAHEIIVNRNFHLEPDSVPQDSLWKVVRDNVHKAFWDILESELNDDPPEYGQAIRLLEEIREILLSFLNPGANRMRTQIMEVLDMDLIRQQADKDAVDIQGLASYIITTMGKMCAPVRDEEIKKLRESADNIVSMFREIFRVLDLMKADMVNFTIDNLRPVLQRQSVEYERAKFQSVLNKTPSALAHTTSWIKSVLEELLSATIPTEQTKGQGKGQRALPGPFQVLNAAFLGILTWDYDKGPLPETWMTDETRLREIQRQLQQCQVVNEVLLIVYSTIGGPIQGLPSLSDCVKRMTSVLLDGMHSPDFNLEEALEGVSAQICCELNKSLTERSYTALTPALQATLRGQICSITQKDNPIRTLVEDRVQQYFMALICDPKPQAKLEQVPAGLTAIKPELALMGAKFISLVNYNKTIYGPFYADIIRKLMFSSSPPAANPPQDTAQDSVTSN; this is encoded by the exons ATGCCTCTAAATGATGAGCGACCTAACTCCACATCCAGTGGTGAGGACCAAGGCAGTGATGTGGAGTTGTTGTCAGAGCGCTATGACAGCATGACGTCGACCAGCGACCTGGACTGTTCCCGTGAAAGTTTCACGAGTGACTGCTCCAGCAAGCATTGCACGCCCTCCT CAAGCCCACCCAAAACCTTAACCCTCGATGAAGTGATGGAGTCTGCTAGAGACCTGTCCAATCTCAGCTTTGCCCATGAGATCATTGTGAACCGCAACTTCCATCTGGAGCCAGACAGCGTACCTCAGGACAG tttatggAAGGTAGTTAGAGATAATGTCCACAAGGCTTTCTGGGACATCCTGGAGTCCGAGCTCAACGACGACCCGCCTGAATATGGGCAAGCCATCAGATTATTGGAGGAGATCAGAGAG ATCTTACTGTCATTCCTTAATCCGGGTGCCAATCGGATGAGGACCCAGATCATGGAGGTACTGGACATGGACCTGATTCGTCAGCAAGCTGACAAGGATGCTGTAGACATCCAGGGGCTTGCCTCTTACATTATCACCACCATGGGCAAGATGTGTGCACCAGTTAGGGATGAGGAAATCAAGAAGCTTCGCGAAAGCGCAGATAACATAGTGTCAATGTTCAG GGAGATCTTCCGTGTGCTGGACCTGATGAAGGCGGACATGGTGAACTTCACCATCGATAACCTGAGGCCTGTGCTGCAGAGGCAGAGTGTCGAATATGAGAGGGCAAAGTTTCAGAGCGTCCTGAACAAAACACCCA GTGCTTTGGCCCACACCACCTCATGGATCAAGTCAGTACTGGAGGAGCTGCTGTCGGCCACCATCCCCACAGAACAGACTAAAGGGCAGGGGAAAGGACAGCGAGCGCTGCCTGGGCCCTTTCAGGTCCTCAATGCTGCCTTCCTCGGCATCCTCACATGGGACTACGATAAGGGCCCACTGCCTGAG ACCTGGATGACTGATGAGACTCGTCTGCGAGAGATTCAGCGGCAGCTCCAGCAGTGTCAGGTGGTGAACGAGGTGCTGCTCATTGTCTACAGCACCATTGGAGGGCCTATCCAGGGTCTGCCCTCCctgtctgactgtgtgaagaggaTGACCAGTGTGCTGCTGGATGGGATGCACAGCCC GGATTTTAACCTAGAAGAGGCACTAGAGGGCGTCAGTGCCCAGATCTGCTGTGAGCTTAACAAGTCTTTAACAGAGAGGAGCTACACTGCTCTGACCCCGGCGCTGCAGGCCACCCTTAGAGGCCAGATCTGCAGCATCACTCAGAAGGACAATCCCATCCGCACTCTTGTTG AGGATCGTGTGCAGCAGTACTTCATGGCGCTCATCTGTGATCCCAAACCTCAAGCCAAACTTGAACAGGTACCAGCCGGCCTGACTGCCATCAAACCTGAACTAGCATTAATGGGAGCAAAGTTCATCTCCCTGGTCAACTACAACAAGACTATCTATGGACCTTTCTATGCGGATATCATCAGgaagctgatgttcagcagcaGCCCACCAGCAGCAAACCCTCCTCAGGACACCGCTCAGGACTCTGTCACCTccaattaa
- the tcp11l2 gene encoding T-complex protein 11-like protein 2 isoform X2 translates to MPLNDERPNSTSSGEDQGSDVELLSERYDSMTSTSDLDCSRESFTSDCSSKHCTPSSSPPKTLTLDEVMESARDLSNLSFAHEIIVNRNFHLEPDSVPQDSLWKVVRDNVHKAFWDILESELNDDPPEYGQAIRLLEEIREILLSFLNPGANRMRTQIMEVLDMDLIRQQADKDAVDIQGLASYIITTMGKMCAPVRDEEIKKLRESADNIVSMFREIFRVLDLMKADMVNFTIDNLRPVLQRQSVEYERAKFQSVLNKTPSALAHTTSWIKSVLEELLSATIPTEQTKGQGKGQRALPGPFQVLNAAFLGILTWDYDKGPLPETWMTDETRLREIQRQLQQCQVVNEVLLIVYSTIGGPIQGLPSLSDCVKRMTSVLLDGMHSPGSCAAVLHGAHL, encoded by the exons ATGCCTCTAAATGATGAGCGACCTAACTCCACATCCAGTGGTGAGGACCAAGGCAGTGATGTGGAGTTGTTGTCAGAGCGCTATGACAGCATGACGTCGACCAGCGACCTGGACTGTTCCCGTGAAAGTTTCACGAGTGACTGCTCCAGCAAGCATTGCACGCCCTCCT CAAGCCCACCCAAAACCTTAACCCTCGATGAAGTGATGGAGTCTGCTAGAGACCTGTCCAATCTCAGCTTTGCCCATGAGATCATTGTGAACCGCAACTTCCATCTGGAGCCAGACAGCGTACCTCAGGACAG tttatggAAGGTAGTTAGAGATAATGTCCACAAGGCTTTCTGGGACATCCTGGAGTCCGAGCTCAACGACGACCCGCCTGAATATGGGCAAGCCATCAGATTATTGGAGGAGATCAGAGAG ATCTTACTGTCATTCCTTAATCCGGGTGCCAATCGGATGAGGACCCAGATCATGGAGGTACTGGACATGGACCTGATTCGTCAGCAAGCTGACAAGGATGCTGTAGACATCCAGGGGCTTGCCTCTTACATTATCACCACCATGGGCAAGATGTGTGCACCAGTTAGGGATGAGGAAATCAAGAAGCTTCGCGAAAGCGCAGATAACATAGTGTCAATGTTCAG GGAGATCTTCCGTGTGCTGGACCTGATGAAGGCGGACATGGTGAACTTCACCATCGATAACCTGAGGCCTGTGCTGCAGAGGCAGAGTGTCGAATATGAGAGGGCAAAGTTTCAGAGCGTCCTGAACAAAACACCCA GTGCTTTGGCCCACACCACCTCATGGATCAAGTCAGTACTGGAGGAGCTGCTGTCGGCCACCATCCCCACAGAACAGACTAAAGGGCAGGGGAAAGGACAGCGAGCGCTGCCTGGGCCCTTTCAGGTCCTCAATGCTGCCTTCCTCGGCATCCTCACATGGGACTACGATAAGGGCCCACTGCCTGAG ACCTGGATGACTGATGAGACTCGTCTGCGAGAGATTCAGCGGCAGCTCCAGCAGTGTCAGGTGGTGAACGAGGTGCTGCTCATTGTCTACAGCACCATTGGAGGGCCTATCCAGGGTCTGCCCTCCctgtctgactgtgtgaagaggaTGACCAGTGTGCTGCTGGATGGGATGCACAGCCC AGGATCGTGTGCAGCAGTACTTCATGGCGCTCATCTGTGA